The Syntrophorhabdus sp. DNA window GGAGGAGGCAGGACGATGAAACTAGACAGACGCATGTTCGACGCAATCGAGCGCGGCGACCTGGAGGCAGTCAGGAAGGCCCTGGAGGCCGGGGCGGAGGTGAACGCACTGAACGAGCACGGCCGTACACCCCTCCACTGGGCGTGCGGACAGGGTCACACCGACATCGTCCGTCTCCTCATCGAGGCCGGGGCGGACGTGAACGAACGGAGCTGGAAAATGGTCACCCCGCTCCATGAGGCGTGCGGACAGGGCCACACCGCCACCGTCCAGCTCCTCCTCGAGGCCGGCGCGGACGTGAATGCACGGCACAGGCGTGGCCACACCCCACTCCACTGGGCGTGCGAGCAGCGCCACCCTGACGTTGCCCGTCTCCTCCTCGATGCCGGGGCGGACGTGAACGCAAGGGACGAGGCTGGCAGGACGCCCCTTGACCTGGCAATGCAGCTCCCGTCCGACCACCCTGCCCGGGAAGAGATCCTCGATCTCTTCCGCGAGTACGCCCCGGAGCTGGTGATGGAGGCGTGGTGCACGCAGGCCTGATCTGTCCCCCAGGGTGTACCCGGACGGGACAGGAGGCGGAGGCGCGAACGGTGTGTCACACGGGTGGCGGAGGGGTATTATGGGACAGGTGTATCACAGGGTCTATGAGGTGAATGGGACAGGTTCAGGGTCGTCCGTCACTGGCTCAGTTTCGCACTCGCAAGGCGGTTCAGGCTAATCCCGGATTCGGCTGCTTCCGTTGCGAGCTTGCGATGCACCTGTGGCGGCACGCGGACCATGAATCTTCCACTATAATACTTGCTCGCGATCGGTTCGGGAATCCGTTCGCCAGTTTCCCGCATATCGTTCAGGACATTCTCCACTACCTTCCGGATACCCCTGAGAGCGCTCTCGGGTGTGTCAGCGAGCCAGCTCAGGCTTGGGAACTCGGCGCAGAGCCCTACGTATTCCCCGTCCTCGGCGGACCAGGTGACGCGATATGTATAATGATCATTTCTCAGAGCCATGTTCAGCCTCCAATCTCTCTATGGCCAGGAGCACCTGCTGGACCTGATATGCTTTGGCCTTGCCCTTTTCGTTCTGGATATTCACCCGGGGGTCGCCCGGCCACGGGGTTTTATAGATCCTGTGGCTGCCACTGCTCTGGCGGGCTTTACCAAAGTAGTGGTCGCAGACGAGGCATAGTTCCCGGTACCGCACATTGTTCGGGTTTGACTTCATCCGGGCGACTGTGTCCGCTATCACTGCCATGCAGAGATAGTATCATTAATGACACTAAATGTCAACAATGAGAGCCGTGCCGACGGGAAGCCGGGGCGCTTCGCTCTAGAGGCGCCGGTGAACTTCTTTTGGTTAATCAATAGATAGTCACCAATACCACATTTGCGACTATCTATTGACGATAACCCTCCATCTTTTGTTCAGGCTGCCCCTCTTCGGCTTCCCCGGAACAAGCGGGATGGTTGCCGACGTGGGCTTCAGAGGCCTCTCAAGCCTCTCCAACAACCTTTCATCCACTCCCTCATCCTCTAATAGCACCCCCATTCTCCTGATCGTTCCTACATCGCCGAAACGGATCGTGCATTTCACGAGCGCCGCGGGATCGACGCGTCCTGCCTTCAGTTCCTTCTTTATCCATCTATACCCCCGGGGCAGAGTGCCAAACCGTGCCCAGTCGTAGACGGCATCCACAAGAGTGCGGGTCCTCGAGGGATACAGGACTGCAAGGCCTTCCCAGGTCCTGACCTTCTTTGTGTCCCCCAAGCGCCCGGTATCGACCTTGATGAGGTTGAGCGTTACCGCCCCAACGGTCCTCTCGCCGGAGATCTTGTTGTTATATGCATAGACCCTCGTGGGTA harbors:
- a CDS encoding toxin HicA, giving the protein MAVIADTVARMKSNPNNVRYRELCLVCDHYFGKARQSSGSHRIYKTPWPGDPRVNIQNEKGKAKAYQVQQVLLAIERLEAEHGSEK
- a CDS encoding toxin-antitoxin system HicB family antitoxin codes for the protein MALRNDHYTYRVTWSAEDGEYVGLCAEFPSLSWLADTPESALRGIRKVVENVLNDMRETGERIPEPIASKYYSGRFMVRVPPQVHRKLATEAAESGISLNRLASAKLSQ